TTCATGGGAGGCACCCCCTGAAATTTCACCAGTTTCTGCGCCTGAAACAGTGGAGAAGGTAGAAATCATCCATGTAAGAGTTCAATGTTGTATTTCCCAAAATTGTACTAGAGACTAAGAGAGGCAGAATTCTGGAACAATGACAATTAATAACTAGCTGACTCGGGTCTAGTACTCATATCAACTTCATCGATGTAAGCGTACTATCatgaataaatgacaaattaacaaaaaaacataCGATAAGAACGAGGATTGCGTCATAATTTGTCGTGTGATTACATGGTAAAAAATACTTCTATGTGAcgtaaaatgaaatatacacaatataatataatataatataatataatatgatataatataatataatataatataagttaatataacataacatagcataacataatataacacgatataattgaaaaaaatgtcaatgtatTATAACAAATACTTTAGCATAACATAAACCTTACATAATACGTTGTAACAAAAGACAAATGTAACACAAATTGCAAGCATTATATTTAACATGAAGTGATAATAGTAAGACACTAGTTGCCCTCTTTCTTTGTGAAATAGCAACGAGaaatttatattcataaaatatgttGCGTGACTTTATACAATAGCATTGTTTGAGTAAATGTCAGCAGTAGTCAATTCATTGTTCCATTTTGAGGTGATAAAAAATGAGAGTGCACTTACATGTAAGAGAAAACGATACGGTAAGCAAGTAGAAGTAGAATAGAAGTGAGGTGGTGTCAACGATACAATATCGGATTAATAGTTTGTATGATATACTTGAGAGGTTTTCTCTTAAAACGACCATTGCATGTCGCTATAAACACTCTCCGTGCACCGTGAACCGAGTCCCAGCCCTTATCAAGCTTGTGTAATGATAGCTCCTGGGTCTGTACTGGGAGACTGGATCTCGGCAACACTGCGGTGTTAAATCTTATCAACAATATTGTTATCGAACGAACAGATTGGAAATTTCGTCAGAGAATTTCATCAAGTCCATCTAGGGTGACCAACGTATTGTGCAATATTTACTCATATACGGGGAatttatatcaaattacaacaGATATGAAAGGTGGATTCTCAAAACTACGCGTACGAGGAGGAAGTAAATGATGCGTACAGAGAATATATTGGCGACATAAGAAACTATTGTAACATTATAATATCTTAAACATATATGGCCAGAACGTCATCGTATATCTAAAAACTAGGAAGTCACAATGGAATATATGGCCACGTATATCTAAACACTAAGAAGTCAGAATGGAATATATGGCCAGAACGTCATCGCATATAAAAACACTAGGAAGTCAGAATGGAGTATATGaccaaaataaaatcaaattcagGCTTTGCCCAAGactttgatattaaatattacaACAATATGTATTGATGAAAATTATGGAAATGACTTTGGTGAATTCTGACAAATAGAATAGACTGAATACTTTAACCAAAGTAAGCgaattcatttacataaaacaagacATACACGAGTGGGCAGGACGTTAGATGGTTATAGCTAGCATTAGTTTACATTACACGAGTGGGCAGGACGTTAGATGGTTATAGCTAGCATTAGTTTACATTACACGAGTGGGCAGGACGTTAGATGGTTATAGCTGGCGTCAGTTCACATAAAACAGAGGATAAATAGCATGAATATATGACAGCATTTAGACAATTTTCACTTCATTAGGCCAATATCGCATATTAAAACACTGGATTTGCGTCGAAGGATTGGCACCGTAACAATAGTAAAGGTGAGGGAGAACATAAAATCAAGCGGAGAGATATTCTAAATTGCGCAAGAAAACATTGAACTCATAACGTAAACCAGCTAACAAAATAAACCCTACCGGTGGGTCTTGTCGCGTTTCACTCACGGTGCCATCGTTGGATGGCATTTGCCAACCACCAAACTGCAGAGCATAATAAGAAAattaaataatgtaaataaaactaCTAGTATGTAAAAGTATAAAGGAATATACATCGTTATGTGCACAAGTAGTGCAAACAATTCCAGTGTAGAAATATGGTGGCATCATATCTCTGAGTTTCTTTATAAGCAGCCAATCAAATGCGTAGGTGTTTGCATTGGCATTTTCAACTGTTATTCGGTGTGGATTATAACTATGATATTTGCTTGATATGCCCGCGCCCATGACAATCTTTCCAACTTGGGCATTTTGAAAGTCCGAAAATTAGCTTACGTTTTATCTGACGTGATTACAAAGTCTAAGATGGTGGAGACGTGATTTCTAATTTTACACATCACACTGGACAACAGACCAATTGCTcgttttatgtacatgtacaccataaGTCAATGAATGTTGtcaatcatccaggtatgaCGTTACTAAtgaagtaattacaatctatcctactggacttcCTGTTGTTTTGAGTGGGAGCAGGATTCATGTCCTATTCTGGACGTTTCTTGAGACCGACTATATGTGTACACTCTTACATTAATGTTAGCGTTTGTTAGCAGACACTGAATATgaattgtataatatatgtgtgcgataaatgtattttgtaacacATAGGAAAAGGTGCCAGACATAAAAAGAAAGACATAGATAGAGATAGAAAGATGAAGAGTGATTATGATATCTGTGCATCGTAGAATAAAAcgtaaaattattaaaatccCACTGGAGCAATATCACAGGCCGAAGCTCCAAGATGTCAGTACCAAACATGCATCGTTTGCTATACTTCAGGTACCCCTTGACAGTCAAAGTTGTTTTTATGGGATTGAAGACATAATACTATCTCATTCAAAATTCGTGGTAAACGCCAAATGAAGTTAAAAGGACATGGGCCAACTTGAGATACTAAATtttaaatacttacataaaccAATTTTGTACCATATTCATATTGAATTTTGCCTTGTATAGAATATACAATATCAATACAGCATTGACAGATTTACGTATGTGCATATATTCAGCTATCCTGATGTCAATGGCACTTTCTGGATGCACCAAAATGTGAGAAAGAGTACACTGCTATTTCTTGAATGTTCAGACGCCATTTTGTTTACATGGCATTGTGGGTAATcacaatattttatacatgagaataaatacatttttacaacGACCGATAGATTAAAACATGGAAGTATATACATCGATGGTGTAAATGTGAGTATTTAGATGTTGACTAAAAGAGAACTTGTTGATATGACTAGCACACAATTCTGGTATTTCATTAAAAGTTTTCAACAAtctcatttaaatattttgatattatcaGCAGCATGTTGAGACTGTCATAATGGTTAAGTATACACGTTCATAGAATATAGTCTATCGCTCTGACAACAtactgctgttgttgctgctgctgctgctgctgctgctgctgaaaaaaagaaagattgcGTGACGGCGCTCGTCATCAAACTCACAAGAATTCACTGACAGTTAAACTCAGTCCGTAACACAAATAATTGGACACCTTCTTCGTTAAATAGctttttttcaatgaattaCTGATTCAAGCTTGCGAGATTTATACTGTATCATTTAGCCTCAATAAAAGCAATGGAAAACCATGCGTAGTTCTCGTTTGGAGAACATGGGAGGGGAGATCTATTAtctcaaaataaatgtttatgaGCTGCGTAAAACACCCAAGACACAAGATCATGTTTGAATCCCAAAGATATATACAGAAGAACAGCCTCCCCAGCCATGACGTCAAATTGACGCTGAGTACAAAACATGGTCGCTATAGAGCCCAGCCTCGGATTACTAGTATAATTTACACACTTGCAAATCTCTTGTGACATGTCATTAACTAAGCGATAATCTGTAAAACATATCCCAGTCGGCCCTGAAAGAAAAGTAGAATTATCAACATCATTTCTCGAATTCACCAGGGgcaatttcattcatttcaatcCAATTTCAGTCTATTTTTCACTCTCAAAGGACCACTTGTTAGTGCTTGTTTTAAAGTACAATGGGTTGACACCACGGAGAGAGACGCGACTCGAATAATACATTTACACTCCCCGTATCTGACAAACAACTATATGTAGACAGCTCGCAAACAAGAGGTGTGAGATAATTCTCCATCTCCTATAATGACAATTAAGGACTGCCATCTGCCGATTGCGTGGGTAGACATTCTCTGTTCTCATTTTCTTGTCTTATTATTTCATCGGTAAGAATGACGTCAACAGCTAATTATCATATGAATTTTTCTAAAACTTGAAAGCTTTCGATGGAAGTTTTATGTGTTCTGTCATTAAGTATAGATGATTGAAAAAGATGACGGACGCACCAACCTGTCTGTAAAAACAGTTTCTCTGATTTGTATACTTGTGAGGTGGGCTTGTGCGAAGCAAAAATGTGGTGACTAGAGAGAAAGAGCGAGAGAGGAGACAGAGAGCGCAAGTGGATGGAGTAATTAAAAAATATAGAGTAAAGATGGTTATTAACTGTTTTTACCCTAGATCGGCGTGGAAGAGGATCCCTTTTGTAAAATTCGAACTCGTCCAGGTTCTCGGCATCGTCTTCGCCATTTTCAAAATTGGCATGTGCTATTGGTAGAAGAAGATTCAGGAATAgggtaacaacaacaaatagGATGAATAGCGTCGACTTCATCTTCTCTATTTTTTGGATTTTCTGGAAAGAAATACGTAGATAGAAATATTATGGTGATTAATTAgtgtttttaaataaattggAAAAAATGAACCATTGCTGAAAATTACTGGCAAGAGTGTGGGAAAATGGTAGTTGTAAGGATATGAtatcaacttttattttttatagaTAAACTTTTATTGATTTTGAGAAAACATGCCTAGAACAATCAATgaaatgtttgtaattgtaaGATTCTGCACCGtattatacaaatgtgtatatcGGGTAATAATGCAAAGTAATACACGTGTTATGAATAAAATCACAAGAATATGTATCATGTTTTACAAATACTGTGGCTGAAAATTACTATCATGGTTATTTGACGTGGTGCGACTGTTTTCTTGACAAGAAAATTACTCGCGTTCCACGAATACTGTGACTGGAAACTACTAACTTGGTTATCGTGATGATTTCGATCGTCATGATGGATTTCCAATGTATTACATGTCCGGCAAGACTTTACACTCGTCACAAGGACCATTAAAATCTTAATCCGTCGATTTCATCGCCTATACTCGATTTTAATTACGTTGTGTAAAATCTAAAATAGAACAACGTTCTAAAGCGTGACACccactttcccgccaaaatctgctaatattttattcaatttaaCTTACAGCTTACAGAGTCACTCATGGCATTATATAAGCGGCAGTAGTTTTAATGGAAAAATCTCAGTTAGGGGATGAGAGTCCAAATTAGCATGCACAGTTGCAGCTGTGGTGAAGAATGGTGCATTTACGCTATATCCGtaatacaaccacctgtaggcTATCGACCTTAGGATTAATCCTTCTCTAAATAATGTACCAAAATGAAATAACTGGAAAACGGTCGACTACtttttccacacacacacacacacatacatacatacatacatacatacatacatacatacatacatacatacatacatacatacatacatacatacaaacaaacaaacaaacaaacaaacaaacaaacaaacgaacaaacaaacaaacaaacaaacacacacacaaacaaatagatagatagatagatagatagatagatcgaagCGTTGTCGTGAAGTCAACTTTCAAGAATTGTCCCC
This region of Glandiceps talaboti chromosome 4, keGlaTala1.1, whole genome shotgun sequence genomic DNA includes:
- the LOC144434453 gene encoding uncharacterized protein LOC144434453 isoform X2; amino-acid sequence: MKSTLFILFVVVTLFLNLLLPIAHANFENGEDDAENLDEFEFYKRDPLPRRSRVRFTGPPPMKRLLESFKRGSPTNTAVPMYLSLLARLCSINGGCR
- the LOC144434453 gene encoding uncharacterized protein LOC144434453 isoform X1 yields the protein MKSTLFILFVVVTLFLNLLLPIAHANFENGEDDAENLDEFEFYKRDPLPRRSRAQKLVKFQGVPPMKRAFEQFKRDNPVRTETVLYLLTLAKFCAKHGNVCHRKAV